One genomic region from Spirulina subsalsa PCC 9445 encodes:
- the ftsH2 gene encoding ATP-dependent zinc metalloprotease FtsH2, producing the protein MKPSLRVILLWTLPALVIGFFLWQGTFASNTNDLGNNAANTRMSYGRLLEYLDAHRVTSVDLYEGGRTAIVQAIDPQLDSRLQQFRVDLPASAPELIAKLREEGVALASHPTRNDGALWGFLGNLIFPLLLIGSLFFLFRRSSNIPGGPGQAMSFGKSRARFQMEAKTGVLFDDVAGIDEAKEELQEVVTFLKQPERFTAVGARIPKGVLLVGPPGTGKTLLAKAIAGEAGVPFFSISGSEFVEMFVGVGASRVRDLFKKAKENAPCLIFIDEIDAVGRQRGAGIGGGNDEREQTLNQLLTEMDGFEGNTGIIIIAATNRPDVLDAALLRPGRFDRQVIVDAPDLKGRLRILEVHARNKKLDPDISIETIARRTPGFTGADLANLLNEAAILTARRRKEAITLLEIDDAVDRVVAGMEGTPLVDSKSKRLIAYHEVGHAIVGTLVKDHDPVQKVTLIPRGQAQGLTWFTPNEEQGLITRSQLMARIAGAMGGRAAEEEVFGDAEVTTGAGGDLQQATSMARQMVTRFGMSDLGPLSLEEQMGEVFLGNGLMNRAEYSQAIATKIDDQVRLILEHGHQMARHLVRDNRVVVDRLVDLLIEKETIDGEEFRQIVAEYTEVPEKEQFVPQL; encoded by the coding sequence ATGAAACCATCTTTGAGAGTCATCTTACTTTGGACCTTACCCGCCCTCGTCATTGGGTTTTTCCTCTGGCAAGGGACGTTTGCCTCTAACACCAACGACTTAGGGAATAATGCCGCGAATACTCGGATGTCCTATGGTCGCCTGTTGGAGTACCTCGACGCGCACCGTGTCACCAGTGTAGACCTCTATGAGGGGGGACGCACGGCAATTGTGCAGGCGATTGATCCTCAATTAGATAGTCGTCTACAACAGTTTCGGGTGGATTTACCTGCCAGCGCACCGGAATTGATTGCGAAGTTACGGGAAGAGGGGGTCGCTTTAGCGTCTCATCCCACGCGCAATGATGGGGCGTTATGGGGCTTTTTGGGCAATTTAATTTTCCCTTTGTTGTTGATTGGGTCTTTGTTCTTCTTGTTCCGTCGTTCGAGCAATATTCCTGGTGGTCCGGGTCAAGCCATGAGTTTTGGTAAGTCTCGGGCGCGTTTCCAAATGGAAGCGAAAACGGGGGTTTTGTTTGATGATGTGGCCGGGATTGATGAGGCGAAGGAGGAGTTACAAGAGGTGGTGACGTTCCTCAAACAACCGGAACGCTTTACGGCGGTGGGGGCGCGCATTCCGAAGGGGGTGCTGTTAGTGGGGCCTCCGGGGACGGGGAAAACGTTGTTGGCGAAGGCGATCGCAGGTGAGGCCGGAGTTCCCTTTTTCAGCATCTCTGGGTCGGAGTTTGTGGAGATGTTTGTTGGGGTTGGGGCTTCTCGGGTGCGCGATTTGTTTAAGAAGGCCAAGGAAAATGCTCCCTGTTTAATCTTCATTGATGAAATTGACGCGGTAGGCCGTCAACGGGGCGCTGGGATTGGGGGCGGTAATGATGAACGGGAACAAACCCTCAACCAGTTATTAACGGAAATGGACGGTTTTGAGGGGAATACGGGCATTATTATCATTGCGGCGACTAACCGCCCGGATGTGTTGGATGCGGCGCTGTTACGTCCCGGCCGTTTTGACCGTCAGGTAATTGTAGATGCACCGGATTTGAAAGGCCGTCTGCGGATTTTAGAAGTTCATGCCCGCAATAAGAAGTTAGATCCGGATATTTCCATTGAAACTATTGCGCGCCGGACTCCGGGGTTCACGGGGGCTGATTTGGCGAACTTGCTCAATGAGGCGGCGATTTTAACCGCCCGACGACGGAAAGAGGCGATCACGTTGTTGGAAATTGATGACGCGGTGGATCGGGTTGTCGCGGGGATGGAAGGGACTCCTTTAGTGGATAGTAAGAGCAAGCGGCTGATTGCTTACCATGAGGTGGGTCACGCTATTGTGGGGACTTTGGTCAAAGACCATGATCCGGTGCAGAAAGTGACGCTAATTCCTCGGGGACAAGCCCAAGGGTTAACTTGGTTTACGCCCAATGAGGAGCAGGGGTTAATCACTCGTTCTCAACTGATGGCGCGGATTGCTGGGGCAATGGGCGGCCGTGCGGCGGAAGAGGAGGTGTTCGGTGATGCGGAAGTGACTACCGGGGCCGGGGGTGATTTACAACAGGCGACTTCGATGGCGCGGCAAATGGTGACTCGTTTTGGGATGAGTGATTTGGGGCCGTTGTCGTTGGAGGAACAAATGGGTGAGGTGTTCTTGGGCAATGGTTTAATGAATCGGGCGGAATATTCTCAGGCGATCGCCACCAAAATTGATGACCAAGTGCGTTTAATCTTAGAACATGGCCATCAAATGGCGCGCCACCTGGTACGGGATAACCGCGTGGTGGTGGATCGTTTAGTGGATTTACTGATTGAAAAAGAAACCATCGACGGCGAGGAATTCCGCCAAATTGTCGCCGAGTACACGGAAGTCCCGGAAAAGGAACAGTTTGTTCCTCAACTTTAG
- the petH gene encoding ferredoxin--NADP reductase has protein sequence MYGASAGSTANSQATSRMFVYEVAGLRQNEQTDQQNYPVRQSGSVFITVPYRRMNEEMRRITRLGGKILSIKPLNTNGEVTGYVPAQTEPSKPMTQTEHKPVQIPVNIYKPKNPYIGKCIENTELVREGGVGTVRHLTFDISGGDLRYLEGQSIGIIPPGADEKGKPHKLRLYSIASTRHGDHVDDKTVSLCVRQLEYQHPETGETVYGVCSTHLCNLEVGADVAITGPVGKEMLLPDDENATIIMLATGTGIAPFRAFLWRMFKENNPEYKFKGLAWLIFGIPYSANILYQEELERLAAEFPENFRLTYAISREQQNAEGGKMYVQSRVSEYADEIFEMLRRPNTHLYMCGLKGMEPPISQTFTDEAGKRDMNWDEFRKQLKKEERWHVEVY, from the coding sequence ATGTACGGAGCTAGTGCGGGTTCCACCGCGAACTCTCAGGCCACAAGCCGGATGTTTGTTTATGAAGTTGCAGGTCTGCGTCAAAACGAACAAACCGACCAACAAAACTATCCCGTTCGTCAAAGTGGCAGTGTCTTCATCACTGTGCCTTACCGTCGGATGAACGAGGAAATGCGCCGAATTACTCGGTTAGGAGGAAAAATCCTCAGCATCAAGCCGTTGAACACCAATGGTGAGGTTACAGGTTATGTTCCTGCTCAGACAGAACCCAGTAAACCTATGACTCAGACCGAGCATAAACCTGTTCAAATCCCTGTTAATATCTATAAGCCGAAAAACCCCTATATCGGGAAGTGCATAGAAAACACCGAGTTAGTCCGCGAAGGGGGTGTAGGAACAGTTCGCCACTTGACCTTTGATATTTCAGGCGGGGACTTACGCTATCTTGAAGGACAAAGTATCGGGATTATTCCCCCCGGTGCTGATGAGAAAGGAAAACCCCATAAATTGAGACTCTACTCCATCGCCTCCACCCGTCACGGCGACCATGTAGACGACAAAACCGTGTCCCTGTGTGTGCGTCAACTGGAATACCAACACCCTGAAACCGGGGAAACCGTCTATGGTGTTTGTTCCACTCACCTGTGTAACCTAGAAGTCGGTGCAGATGTGGCTATTACCGGCCCAGTCGGGAAAGAAATGCTCTTACCTGACGATGAAAACGCCACCATTATCATGTTAGCCACCGGAACCGGAATCGCGCCGTTCCGCGCCTTCCTCTGGCGGATGTTCAAGGAAAACAATCCAGAATATAAATTCAAAGGTTTAGCCTGGTTAATTTTCGGTATTCCCTATTCTGCCAATATTCTTTACCAAGAAGAATTAGAGCGGTTAGCGGCAGAATTCCCCGAGAATTTCCGGTTAACCTATGCCATCAGTCGCGAACAACAAAACGCTGAAGGTGGCAAAATGTACGTTCAAAGCCGCGTGAGTGAGTATGCTGACGAAATCTTTGAAATGTTACGCCGTCCTAATACTCACCTGTATATGTGCGGTTTGAAAGGCATGGAACCCCCCATTTCCCAAACCTTTACGGATGAAGCTGGGAAACGCGATATGAATTGGGATGAGTTCCGTAAACAACTGAAGAAAGAAGAACGCTGGCACGTTGAAGTTTACTAA
- a CDS encoding phosphoribulokinase yields MITQSDRVVVIGVAGDSGCGKSTFLRRLTDLFGEEFMTVICLDDYHSLDRKGRKAAGVTALNPKANNFDLMYEQIKALKEGKAIDKPIYNHETGEIDPPERIEPNKVIVVEGLHPLFDERVRSLIDFGVYLDISDEVKINWKIQRDMAERGHTYEDVIASINARKPDFSAYIEPQKQYADVVIQVLPTQLIEDKESKYLRVRLIEKEGIPHFNPVYLFDEGSTIDWRPCGRKLTCNYPGIKLYYGPDSFMGNEVSILEVDGKFDNLEEMIYVESHLSNTSTRYTGEMTELLLKHKDYPGSDNGTGMFQVLVGLKMRATYEALTKEAEGDRKVAAQV; encoded by the coding sequence ATGATCACTCAATCAGACCGTGTGGTTGTCATTGGAGTCGCAGGTGACTCAGGTTGTGGAAAATCTACTTTTTTACGTCGCTTAACGGATTTGTTTGGCGAAGAGTTTATGACGGTTATCTGTTTGGATGACTATCACAGTTTAGACCGCAAGGGTAGAAAAGCGGCCGGGGTCACGGCGTTGAATCCCAAGGCGAACAATTTTGACTTGATGTATGAGCAGATTAAGGCGCTCAAAGAAGGCAAGGCAATTGATAAACCGATTTATAATCACGAAACGGGGGAAATTGATCCTCCCGAACGCATTGAGCCGAATAAGGTGATTGTGGTGGAAGGACTACACCCTCTGTTTGATGAGCGGGTTCGTAGTTTGATTGATTTCGGAGTTTATCTGGATATCAGCGACGAGGTGAAAATTAACTGGAAAATCCAACGGGATATGGCGGAACGGGGTCATACCTATGAGGATGTCATCGCGTCGATTAATGCCCGGAAGCCTGATTTTAGCGCCTATATTGAGCCGCAAAAACAATATGCGGATGTGGTGATTCAGGTTCTGCCGACTCAGTTGATTGAGGATAAGGAGAGTAAGTATCTCCGGGTACGTTTAATTGAGAAGGAAGGAATCCCTCACTTCAATCCGGTTTATCTGTTTGATGAGGGGTCTACGATTGACTGGCGGCCTTGTGGACGGAAGTTAACCTGTAATTATCCGGGGATTAAGTTGTACTATGGGCCGGATAGTTTTATGGGCAATGAGGTTTCTATTCTTGAAGTGGATGGGAAATTTGATAACCTCGAAGAGATGATTTATGTGGAAAGTCATCTGAGCAATACTTCGACTCGTTACACGGGCGAGATGACGGAATTGTTGCTGAAACACAAGGATTATCCGGGTTCTGATAATGGGACGGGGATGTTCCAGGTGTTGGTGGGTCTGAAGATGCGGGCGACTTATGAGGCGCTGACCAAGGAAGCGGAAGGCGATCGCAAGGTAGCTGCTCAAGTCTAG
- a CDS encoding TIGR04376 family protein, translating into MSIFDDVSRFLESQLDEFLKNNPHLELQAIEEQLREQEIKTQRLISDLKSQQQQLQDQILAIAEDIKRWHQRIAKAEAAGRVDLAQSAQERKAALLRQGNQLWGQRASVGESLAKAEELLQQTRHKRQEVQAELKKVQQTPPQSNNSSTSGWNQGVPYNRPPQGVDSVEDRFREWEIEQELNNLKRNL; encoded by the coding sequence ATGAGTATTTTTGACGATGTTAGCCGCTTTCTGGAATCTCAACTGGATGAGTTTTTAAAAAATAATCCTCATCTAGAACTGCAAGCCATTGAAGAACAATTACGAGAACAGGAAATCAAAACTCAACGGCTCATTAGTGACCTCAAAAGCCAACAGCAACAACTACAAGATCAGATATTGGCGATCGCAGAAGATATTAAACGCTGGCATCAGCGCATCGCCAAAGCCGAAGCCGCCGGACGAGTAGACCTCGCCCAAAGCGCCCAAGAACGAAAAGCCGCCCTCCTCCGCCAAGGAAACCAACTTTGGGGACAACGGGCCAGTGTCGGGGAAAGTCTCGCCAAAGCCGAAGAACTCCTCCAACAAACACGGCACAAACGCCAAGAAGTACAAGCGGAACTCAAAAAAGTCCAGCAAACCCCTCCCCAAAGTAACAACAGTTCTACCTCCGGTTGGAATCAGGGAGTCCCCTACAATCGCCCCCCTCAAGGTGTGGATTCCGTAGAAGACCGTTTTCGCGAGTGGGAAATTGAGCAGGAATTAAATAACCTCAAGCGGAATTTATAG
- a CDS encoding response regulator translates to MSNIFADLDNVTRQIKSMERKKKPKMLVVDDEPDNLDLLYRTFRRDFRVFKADSGVSALDVLKQEGEVAVIISDQRMPEMKGTEFLSKTVPDFPDTVRIILTGFTDVEDLVEAINSGQVYKYITKPWDPNELKVVVERAAETYDLLKQRTDELKRAHEQATLLSAIAQVAQEFTSPDDCLPPLAKAFNQSFSADGCILQKVSNGQLGLQGKYAPQGDPPITLENDPLVAEVLRSQQSQVWLATAGSPPEGAEQYTSTGVQVHLVFPLIYRGKMLALLSLQWTTSAKPDENEIKLIHLATQQAVLALTAVQVNG, encoded by the coding sequence ATGAGTAATATTTTCGCCGATCTCGATAATGTAACGCGCCAGATCAAGAGCATGGAACGCAAAAAGAAACCTAAAATGCTGGTTGTTGACGATGAGCCGGATAATCTCGATCTGCTCTATCGCACCTTTCGCCGAGACTTCCGGGTGTTTAAAGCCGATAGTGGAGTAAGCGCCCTAGATGTTCTTAAACAAGAGGGAGAAGTGGCGGTTATTATCTCTGACCAGAGAATGCCGGAAATGAAGGGGACTGAGTTTTTAAGTAAAACTGTGCCGGATTTTCCCGACACGGTACGGATTATTCTCACGGGCTTTACAGACGTAGAGGATTTGGTCGAAGCGATTAATTCGGGTCAGGTTTATAAGTATATTACTAAACCCTGGGATCCCAACGAGTTAAAGGTGGTGGTGGAACGCGCCGCAGAAACCTATGACTTGTTGAAACAGCGCACCGATGAACTCAAGCGCGCCCATGAACAGGCTACTCTATTATCTGCGATCGCCCAAGTCGCCCAAGAGTTCACCTCTCCTGATGACTGTCTCCCCCCCCTCGCCAAAGCCTTTAATCAAAGTTTCTCCGCCGATGGTTGTATTTTGCAAAAAGTCAGCAATGGCCAATTAGGGCTACAAGGGAAGTATGCCCCCCAAGGAGATCCCCCCATTACTCTTGAAAATGATCCCTTAGTGGCTGAAGTCCTCCGTTCCCAACAATCTCAAGTTTGGCTGGCCACCGCAGGATCACCACCGGAAGGGGCGGAACAGTACACTAGCACCGGGGTACAAGTGCATCTCGTGTTCCCCCTCATCTATCGGGGAAAAATGTTGGCCCTGTTATCCCTTCAGTGGACGACTTCTGCCAAGCCTGATGAAAATGAAATCAAGCTGATTCACCTCGCCACTCAACAAGCGGTTTTAGCGTTAACGGCTGTACAAGTGAATGGGTGA